TTGAAAGTTGTATAATtgatattcaaattattttgtttacaaAGCTTTACAGCTAGCAATTTTATCTGCAACTGCTGGAACCTCTACATTAACTATAAGGAgtgtttttcctttctttccagGCTAGAAAACTTCTTGTCTTTAGGTTTATTAACAGTTAACTATGTTAAAAACAATCACAATCATCTATTTCTGTTTTTTCACCTACAACCAGTCACTATTGGCATCAAGTTTTGAGGTGTTTGAGTAGACATGGTTTACTTTCTCTACTGCTATCTGAATAAATGATGAGCTATATTGGGTTGTGCAGTGACATACCTATGGCACAATATATCATCAACATGAATGCTTCATTGCCTGCATCTGACAAGTTCAttatacatatcttggataatACCCATATGTTTGTTCAACCTCATGTTGAGCAAATGATACGAAGTCAAATTGCCAAGTTTAGAGAGGACAATACATATGTCAAGCCTAATTGATTACTATGGCCTTTCTGTCCTCCCCGAATGGCTACAGTG
This genomic interval from Glycine max cultivar Williams 82 chromosome 5, Glycine_max_v4.0, whole genome shotgun sequence contains the following:
- the LOC100795164 gene encoding uncharacterized protein isoform X1; its protein translation is MGLEKNFECLVWHGTESEKFFQSHHPLCLAGDSHQERQFTGRLYDMVNATKGVFISCFTASNFICNCWNLYINYKECFSFLSRLENFLSLGLLTVNYVKNNHNHLFLFFHLQPVTIGIKF
- the LOC100795164 gene encoding general transcription and DNA repair factor IIH subunit TFB5 isoform X2, with amino-acid sequence MGLEKNFECLVWHGTESEKFFQSHHPLCLAGDSHQERQFTGRLYDMVNATKGVFISCDIPMAQYIINMNASLPASDKFIIHILDNTHMFVQPHVEQMIRSQIAKFREDNTYVKPN